A single genomic interval of Xiphophorus couchianus chromosome 2, X_couchianus-1.0, whole genome shotgun sequence harbors:
- the meiob gene encoding meiosis-specific with OB domain-containing protein isoform X1 yields the protein MILLFPTTLKAASVFSRVRQCCSGAKSKTSQRRFPDKNDVGSAHQMASQSYISISELHPNLSHPKVFGVIIGKTDVRSFPDRKNIEIERFTFGFTIRDSAEFFINVSAWGGEAFISGLADSFSMGDCVIIENPLVSTKDPEKGDKFCPATPSHYRLLLTETHSQVSVCGDGASVERLLPLLHLPVKDNRDFYSLADIVANGQQLDSAVINVLAAVKLIGETKQFVTSDGRRGQRLELKLFDDSVSSFPLISWDREAIQLLQNLVPRETVLFVADAKMSFDSFRGSMVATVTSKTIITVNPDTREASLLFSYVKELSESGALDQDEALEDPPVSSITAVFTVKQLKQKARENVEPFFCLAYGFVSKLDLDSSVSKVVRTRCARCRFLVQQELQRCSNPLCPDGERPLAACTAFDLLVDVTDHTGTLQACSLRGPVAEQTLGCTVRSSSLTLLRSKFTSRPSIPSCVADGRVCRFDRRSADGAEVEVSAGTVQNIPEDLPLCQDEERDEGYGPGLFASRPRRGEAEHVCPAAGAVMQPQLMTKLTDNIYLTYSSTSIYSVGMDSLLDY from the exons ATGATACTCTTGTTTCCGACAACATTGAAGGCAGCATCTGTGTTCAGTCGCGTGCGCCAATGTTGCAGCGGCGCGAAAAGTAAAACAAGCCAGCGGCGGTTTCCTGATAAAAACGACGTTGGCAG TGCGCATCAAATGGCTTCCCAGAGCTACATTTCCATCTCCGAGCTTCACCCCAACCTCTCCCATCCT AAAGTCTTTGGGGTCATCATTGGAAAAACGGATGTGAGAAGTTTCCCCGACAGAAAAA ATATTGAGATTGAACGATTCACCTTTGGCTTCACCATAAGAGACTCTGCAGAGTTCTTCATCAATGTGTCGGCCTGGGGCGGCGAGGCGTTCATCAGCGGGCTGGCCGACAGCTTCAGCATGGGAGACTGCG TGATCATTGAAAATCCTTTAGTTTCCACCAAAGACCCTGAGAAAGGAGACAAGTTCTGCCCGGCAACACCCAG ccACTACAGGTTGCTGCTGACGGAGACCCACTCCcaggtgagtgtgtgtggcgACGGCGCCAGCGTGGAGCGGCTGCTGCCGCTGCTCCACCTGCCAGTGAAGGACAACAGAGACTTCTACTCTCTGGCCGACATCGTGGCCAACGGCCAGCAGCTGGACAGCGCCGTCATCAATGTCCTGGCAGCCGTCAAACTG ATCGGAGAAACGAAGCAGTTTGTCACCTCAGATGGACGCAGAGGCCAGAGGCTGGAGCTGAAGCTGTTTGATGACTCCGTCTCATCGTTTCCTCTCATCAG CTGGGACCGGGAGGCCATTCAGCTCCTGCAGAACCTGGTACCCAGAGAAACCG ttctCTTTGTTGCCGATGCAAAGATGAGCTTTGACAGCTTCCGCGGCAGCATGGTGGCGACGGTGACCTCCAAAACCATCATTACTGTCAACCCTG ACACAAGAGAAGCCAGCCTGTTGTTCAGCTATGTGAAAGAACTGTCAGAGTCTGGAGCTCTGGACCAAGACGAGGCTCTGGAGGATCCACCTG TGTCGTCCATCACGGCCGTGTTCACAgtgaagcagctgaaacagaagGCCAGAGAAAACGTCGAGCCGTTCTTCTGCCTCGCCTACGGCTTCGTCTCCAAGCTGGACTTGGACTCATCCGTGTCCAAAGTGGTCAGGACGCGCTG TGCCAGGTGCCGCTTCCTGGtgcagcaggagctgcagcGCTGCAGCAACCCACTGTGTCCGGACGGCGAGCGGCCGCTGGCAGCCTGCACCGCTTTCGACCTGCTGGTGGACGTCACCGACCACACCGGCACCCTGCAGGCCTGCAGCTTGCGCGGCCCTGTGGCAGAGCAGACCCTTGGCTGCACGGTCCGTTCCTCCTCACTGACGCTtctgaggtcaaagttcaccagTAGACCAAGCATCCCTTCCTGTGTTGCAGACGGAAGAGTTTGTCGGTTTGACCGACGGTCAGCGGACGGCGCTGAAGTGGaggtttctgctggaacggtGCAAAATATACCTGAAG ATCTTCCCCTCTGCCAGGATGAAGAGCGGGATGAGGGGTACGGTCCTGGACTGTTCGCTAGCCGACCCCGGAGAGGTGAAGCAGAGCATGTCTgccctgctgcaggagcagtGATGCAGCCGCAACTAATGACAAAACTCAcagataatatttatttaacttattcaTCTACATCTATTTATTCTGTTGGCATGGACAGCTTGTTAGATTATTAA
- the meiob gene encoding meiosis-specific with OB domain-containing protein isoform X2: MILLFPTTLKAASVFSRVRQCCSGAKSKTSQRRFPDKNDVGSAHQMASQSYISISELHPNLSHPKVFGVIIGKTDVRSFPDRKNIEIERFTFGFTIRDSAEFFINVSAWGGEAFISGLADSFSMGDCVIIENPLVSTKDPEKGDKFCPATPSHYRLLLTETHSQVSVCGDGASVERLLPLLHLPVKDNRDFYSLADIVANGQQLDSAVINVLAAVKLIGETKQFVTSDGRRGQRLELKLFDDSVSSFPLISWDREAIQLLQNLVPRETVLFVADAKMSFDSFRGSMVATVTSKTIITVNPDTREASLLFSYVKELSESGALDQDEALEDPPVSSITAVFTVKQLKQKARENVEPFFCLAYGFVSKLDLDSSVSKVVRTRCARCRFLVQQELQRCSNPLCPDGERPLAACTAFDLLVDVTDHTGTLQACSLRGPVAEQTLGCTTEEFVGLTDGQRTALKWRFLLERCKIYLKIFPSARMKSGMRGTVLDCSLADPGEVKQSMSALLQEQ; the protein is encoded by the exons ATGATACTCTTGTTTCCGACAACATTGAAGGCAGCATCTGTGTTCAGTCGCGTGCGCCAATGTTGCAGCGGCGCGAAAAGTAAAACAAGCCAGCGGCGGTTTCCTGATAAAAACGACGTTGGCAG TGCGCATCAAATGGCTTCCCAGAGCTACATTTCCATCTCCGAGCTTCACCCCAACCTCTCCCATCCT AAAGTCTTTGGGGTCATCATTGGAAAAACGGATGTGAGAAGTTTCCCCGACAGAAAAA ATATTGAGATTGAACGATTCACCTTTGGCTTCACCATAAGAGACTCTGCAGAGTTCTTCATCAATGTGTCGGCCTGGGGCGGCGAGGCGTTCATCAGCGGGCTGGCCGACAGCTTCAGCATGGGAGACTGCG TGATCATTGAAAATCCTTTAGTTTCCACCAAAGACCCTGAGAAAGGAGACAAGTTCTGCCCGGCAACACCCAG ccACTACAGGTTGCTGCTGACGGAGACCCACTCCcaggtgagtgtgtgtggcgACGGCGCCAGCGTGGAGCGGCTGCTGCCGCTGCTCCACCTGCCAGTGAAGGACAACAGAGACTTCTACTCTCTGGCCGACATCGTGGCCAACGGCCAGCAGCTGGACAGCGCCGTCATCAATGTCCTGGCAGCCGTCAAACTG ATCGGAGAAACGAAGCAGTTTGTCACCTCAGATGGACGCAGAGGCCAGAGGCTGGAGCTGAAGCTGTTTGATGACTCCGTCTCATCGTTTCCTCTCATCAG CTGGGACCGGGAGGCCATTCAGCTCCTGCAGAACCTGGTACCCAGAGAAACCG ttctCTTTGTTGCCGATGCAAAGATGAGCTTTGACAGCTTCCGCGGCAGCATGGTGGCGACGGTGACCTCCAAAACCATCATTACTGTCAACCCTG ACACAAGAGAAGCCAGCCTGTTGTTCAGCTATGTGAAAGAACTGTCAGAGTCTGGAGCTCTGGACCAAGACGAGGCTCTGGAGGATCCACCTG TGTCGTCCATCACGGCCGTGTTCACAgtgaagcagctgaaacagaagGCCAGAGAAAACGTCGAGCCGTTCTTCTGCCTCGCCTACGGCTTCGTCTCCAAGCTGGACTTGGACTCATCCGTGTCCAAAGTGGTCAGGACGCGCTG TGCCAGGTGCCGCTTCCTGGtgcagcaggagctgcagcGCTGCAGCAACCCACTGTGTCCGGACGGCGAGCGGCCGCTGGCAGCCTGCACCGCTTTCGACCTGCTGGTGGACGTCACCGACCACACCGGCACCCTGCAGGCCTGCAGCTTGCGCGGCCCTGTGGCAGAGCAGACCCTTGGCTGCACG ACGGAAGAGTTTGTCGGTTTGACCGACGGTCAGCGGACGGCGCTGAAGTGGaggtttctgctggaacggtGCAAAATATACCTGAAG ATCTTCCCCTCTGCCAGGATGAAGAGCGGGATGAGGGGTACGGTCCTGGACTGTTCGCTAGCCGACCCCGGAGAGGTGAAGCAGAGCATGTCTgccctgctgcaggagcagtGA